A stretch of Rhodoferax potami DNA encodes these proteins:
- a CDS encoding exodeoxyribonuclease III, whose amino-acid sequence MFKLTSLNLNGIRSATSKGLEAWLAQAQPDCICVQEVKAQATDVAGKFESFGDLKGHFHFAEKKGYSGVGIYTRAVPSDVRVGYGSQEFDAEGRYVELRFDTPSRKFSIISAYFPSGSSGEDRQAAKFRFLEEFYPHLQDLRSGRELVLCGDLNIAHQEIDLKNWKGNKKNSGFLPEERAWMTKALTDGGLVDVHRTLHPTATEESYTWWSNRGQAYAKNVGWRLDYHLATPAFAATAKEVAIYKAEKFSDHAPVTVAYDWTF is encoded by the coding sequence TTGTTTAAATTAACCAGCCTGAACCTGAACGGCATCCGTTCCGCCACCAGCAAAGGCCTTGAAGCCTGGCTTGCCCAAGCGCAGCCCGATTGTATTTGCGTCCAGGAAGTCAAAGCCCAGGCCACGGACGTTGCGGGCAAGTTCGAGTCCTTTGGCGATCTGAAAGGGCATTTCCATTTTGCGGAGAAAAAGGGTTATTCCGGTGTGGGCATCTACACCCGGGCCGTACCGAGCGACGTCCGGGTGGGATACGGCTCCCAAGAGTTTGACGCGGAGGGTCGCTATGTGGAGCTGCGTTTTGACACGCCCAGCCGCAAGTTCTCCATCATCAGCGCGTATTTCCCGAGCGGCTCTTCCGGGGAAGACCGGCAAGCCGCCAAGTTCCGATTCTTGGAAGAGTTTTACCCCCATCTCCAGGACCTCCGGTCAGGGCGTGAGTTGGTGCTGTGTGGCGACCTCAATATTGCGCACCAAGAGATTGACCTGAAAAACTGGAAAGGCAACAAAAAGAACTCCGGCTTTTTGCCCGAAGAGCGGGCGTGGATGACCAAGGCTCTCACCGACGGAGGGCTGGTAGATGTGCACCGCACGCTACACCCGACGGCCACCGAAGAAAGCTACACATGGTGGAGCAATCGCGGGCAAGCCTACGCCAAGAACGTGGGCTGGCGACTCGACTACCACTTGGCCACCCCTGCTTTCGCCGCCACAGCCAAGGAAGTCGCCATTTACAAGGCCGAGAAGTTTTCCGACCATGCACCCGTCACCGTCGCCTACGACTGGACTTTTTGA
- a CDS encoding PEP-CTERM sorting domain-containing protein codes for MSSDKQSALLMFNDKAKDHDYDDMFIKVSIMTPVPEPETYALMLGGLAVLGAVARRRKAQKP; via the coding sequence TTGAGCAGCGATAAACAGAGTGCATTGTTGATGTTCAACGACAAGGCCAAAGACCACGACTACGACGACATGTTCATCAAGGTCTCCATCATGACACCGGTACCCGAGCCGGAGACTTATGCCCTGATGTTGGGTGGGCTGGCCGTTTTGGGTGCAGTGGCCCGGCGTCGCAAAGCGCAAAAGCCATAA
- a CDS encoding AmpG family muropeptide MFS transporter, producing the protein MSSLTPDTPATADKPHWRDMLKVYAEPASLRMLALGFSAGLPFLLVFGTLSFWLREAGVDRSTIGHMSWVGIAFGFKWAWAPLVDRLPIPLLTAALGRRRSWLLVAQAAIMAALCTMALTDPRNALTPVVWCAIALAFASATQDIALDAFRIESGDSQHQAALSATYMAGYRLAMIWAGAGALWIAAANETPSADLYQYAAWRTAYLVMAMSMLPGMLVVLLSKEPAPAPLRPARNAGEWLQSALIEPFAEFVRRHRWHAVLILSLIATYRISDVVMGIMANPFYVDMGYTKGEVAAITKVYGVIMTLVGAFVGGALALRMGVLKVLMLGAVLSAGSNLLFAWLGTRGHDLHALMAVISADNFSSGIATAAFVAYLSSLTNIQYSATQYALFSSMMVLLPKFLAGFSGDVVNAVGYTPFFVGTACIGLPVLVLIVLASRIKSTPSAH; encoded by the coding sequence ATGAGTTCCCTAACGCCCGACACCCCCGCTACCGCCGACAAACCCCACTGGCGGGACATGCTCAAGGTCTATGCAGAACCGGCCTCGCTGCGGATGTTGGCGCTGGGCTTCTCGGCGGGATTGCCCTTCTTGTTGGTGTTCGGGACCCTGAGCTTCTGGTTGCGCGAAGCCGGCGTCGACCGCAGCACCATTGGCCACATGAGCTGGGTGGGCATCGCCTTCGGCTTCAAGTGGGCGTGGGCCCCCTTGGTGGACCGCTTGCCCATCCCTTTGCTCACCGCCGCACTCGGCCGCCGCCGCAGCTGGCTGCTCGTGGCGCAAGCGGCCATCATGGCTGCACTCTGCACCATGGCACTGACCGACCCGCGCAACGCCTTGACCCCGGTGGTGTGGTGCGCGATTGCGTTAGCTTTTGCCTCTGCGACCCAGGACATTGCGCTGGATGCCTTTCGTATCGAATCCGGCGACAGCCAACACCAGGCCGCACTGTCTGCCACCTATATGGCGGGCTACCGCCTGGCCATGATCTGGGCCGGCGCAGGTGCCCTCTGGATTGCAGCGGCCAACGAAACCCCCAGCGCCGACCTGTACCAATATGCGGCCTGGCGCACCGCCTACCTGGTCATGGCCATGAGCATGCTGCCGGGCATGTTGGTGGTGCTACTGTCCAAAGAGCCCGCACCCGCGCCTCTGCGCCCGGCCCGCAACGCCGGTGAATGGCTGCAAAGTGCACTGATTGAGCCCTTCGCCGAGTTTGTGCGGCGCCACCGCTGGCACGCGGTGTTGATCTTGTCCTTGATTGCCACCTACCGCATCAGCGATGTGGTCATGGGCATCATGGCCAACCCGTTTTACGTGGACATGGGCTACACCAAGGGCGAGGTTGCGGCGATCACCAAGGTCTATGGCGTCATCATGACGCTGGTCGGCGCCTTTGTCGGCGGTGCGCTGGCGCTGCGCATGGGCGTGCTCAAAGTCTTGATGCTGGGCGCGGTGCTGAGCGCTGGCAGCAACCTGCTGTTTGCCTGGCTGGGCACCCGCGGACACGACCTGCACGCCTTGATGGCGGTGATCTCGGCCGACAACTTCTCCAGCGGCATTGCGACCGCGGCGTTTGTGGCCTACCTGTCCTCACTCACCAACATCCAATACTCGGCCACCCAATATGCGCTCTTCAGCTCCATGATGGTGTTGCTGCCCAAGTTTCTGGCCGGCTTCTCGGGCGATGTGGTCAATGCGGTCGGGTACACCCCGTTTTTTGTGGGTACTGCCTGCATCGGGCTGCCTGTGCTGGTGCTGATCGTTTTGGCATCACGCATCAAATCGACCCCTAGCGCTCATTAA
- a CDS encoding response regulator produces MRQNLLMIEDDARLASMVAEYLEQSGFSVAHAGDGHSGLARLAADSGAPPPDLVILDLMLPDMDGLEICRRIRALPGAMGQVPVLMLTAKGDAMDRIIGLEIGADDYLPKPFEPRELLARIRAILRRKGETPATNAKALRFGTLEIDRDARTVTVAGTACELTSYQFDLLVALAERAGRVLTRDQIMEAVRGRELEAFDRSIDVHMGRIRAAIEADAKEPKRILTVRGVGYVFARQQD; encoded by the coding sequence ATGCGCCAAAACCTGCTCATGATCGAAGACGATGCCCGGCTTGCCTCCATGGTGGCCGAGTACCTCGAACAATCCGGCTTCTCCGTAGCCCACGCGGGCGATGGGCATAGCGGCCTCGCCCGGCTCGCCGCCGACAGCGGAGCCCCGCCACCGGACTTGGTGATCCTAGACCTGATGCTCCCGGACATGGATGGCCTCGAGATTTGCCGCCGCATCCGCGCCCTGCCCGGCGCGATGGGACAAGTCCCAGTGCTGATGCTGACCGCCAAAGGGGATGCAATGGACCGCATCATCGGGCTGGAAATCGGCGCCGACGACTACCTGCCCAAGCCTTTTGAACCCCGCGAACTGCTGGCACGGATTCGCGCCATCCTGCGACGCAAGGGGGAGACACCCGCCACGAACGCCAAAGCCTTGCGCTTCGGCACCCTCGAAATCGACCGCGATGCCCGCACCGTCACGGTGGCCGGCACCGCCTGCGAGCTCACCTCGTACCAATTCGACCTGCTGGTCGCGCTGGCAGAGCGGGCCGGCAGGGTGCTGACCCGCGACCAGATCATGGAAGCGGTGCGTGGCCGCGAGTTAGAGGCCTTTGACCGCTCCATCGATGTGCACATGGGCCGCATCCGCGCAGCCATCGAAGCAGACGCCAAGGAGCCCAAACGCATCCTGACGGTCCGTGGCGTAGGTTATGTTTTTGCACGGCAGCAGGACTAA
- a CDS encoding sensor histidine kinase — MLHKLYVRIWLAVVLTVVVLTLLVGWVWRMTSEPPLREVVVRNEFGEVIGNGRARLSRPPPMPGLSLGDHPPPPDTKDDASDDRDSERPGRFGRGPEFLVRMADGQTIHLHLPRPPNNNFKAPFGFAWTLALVAVAVALGTYPIIRRLTRRLETLQNGVERWGNGDLGARVRMQGDDEVGFLAARFNHAAEQIETLVQARDTLLASQKSLLANASHELRSPLARIRMGLELMGSTPSAAFKQEVARNIAELDQLIEEILLASRLDAKEADLGTVESVDLVGLAAEECARNQALLEVELQALEVPGVAKLLRRAVRNLLENARRYGAGDVRLVVREEAEWALIQVCDSGPGVPPEQQQRIFEPFYRLPGASEREGGVGLGLALVKSIAERHGGTVRCTNRPEGGACFEIRLPLKSA; from the coding sequence ATGCTGCACAAGCTGTATGTCCGCATCTGGCTGGCCGTGGTGCTCACGGTCGTGGTACTGACCTTGCTGGTCGGATGGGTGTGGCGCATGACCAGCGAGCCGCCCCTGCGGGAAGTCGTAGTGCGCAATGAATTTGGCGAGGTCATCGGCAACGGCCGGGCCCGGCTGAGCCGCCCACCCCCTATGCCCGGCCTCAGCCTGGGAGACCATCCGCCCCCACCCGACACCAAAGACGACGCCAGCGATGACCGCGATAGCGAGCGCCCGGGCCGTTTCGGCCGGGGCCCGGAGTTTCTGGTGCGTATGGCCGATGGCCAAACCATTCACCTCCACCTACCTCGCCCGCCAAACAACAATTTCAAGGCCCCCTTCGGCTTTGCCTGGACACTTGCGCTGGTCGCGGTCGCGGTGGCGCTGGGCACTTACCCCATCATCCGCCGTTTGACCCGCAGGCTGGAAACACTGCAAAACGGGGTTGAGCGCTGGGGCAACGGGGATCTGGGTGCCCGGGTGCGCATGCAGGGCGATGATGAGGTGGGCTTTCTGGCCGCGCGCTTCAACCACGCCGCCGAACAAATCGAAACCCTGGTGCAGGCGCGCGACACCCTGCTGGCCTCTCAAAAATCACTTTTAGCCAATGCGTCGCACGAGCTACGCTCCCCGCTGGCTCGCATCCGCATGGGGCTGGAGTTGATGGGTAGCACGCCCAGCGCGGCGTTCAAGCAAGAGGTTGCCCGCAACATTGCCGAGCTCGATCAACTGATTGAAGAGATCCTGCTGGCCAGCCGGCTGGATGCCAAAGAAGCCGACCTCGGCACGGTGGAGTCAGTAGATCTTGTCGGGCTGGCCGCCGAAGAGTGCGCGCGCAACCAGGCGCTGCTGGAAGTTGAGCTACAGGCTTTGGAGGTTCCCGGTGTCGCCAAACTGCTGCGGCGCGCAGTACGCAACCTGCTGGAAAACGCGCGCCGTTACGGTGCGGGCGACGTGCGTCTGGTGGTGCGCGAAGAGGCCGAGTGGGCCCTGATTCAGGTGTGCGACAGCGGCCCTGGCGTGCCCCCGGAGCAACAACAGCGAATCTTTGAGCCCTTTTACCGGCTGCCGGGCGCATCTGAGCGCGAGGGCGGCGTCGGACTCGGCCTGGCTTTGGTGAAATCCATCGCCGAGCGACACGGCGGCACCGTGCGCTGCACCAACCGGCCGGAAGGCGGTGCCTGCTTCGAGATCCGCTTGCCGCTCAAAAGCGCTTAA
- a CDS encoding ROK family transcriptional regulator yields the protein MNFEATLPNALPEAPASTAAHAPSVLRPRGSNHVGMRQFNERVVLQAIRLNGSLPKADLARLTGLTAQTIGLITTRLEDDGLLLRQDRVRGRIGQPSVPMALNPDGAFSMGIKIGRRSADWLLVDFTGVVRARETLSYSFPDADTLLPQVQSRMRSLQDGLGALAPRIVGVGVAAPFNLGGWHKMLGLSASVSDQWNHIDLAAQVQAMTDVPVSFAKDTQAACVAELVAGRGRDLKSFLYLFVDTFVGGGLVLNSHLHGGIHGNAGAVASLPLQVASGGAVPEQLLAHASLWELEQHFKASGLDPAAAYDDRALEGAYAPLTEAWIASAAQGLAQCVVSGTAFLDLDAVVIDGSFTRAMLKRLIDQTTSALRNYDWEGLWPAKVIAGSIGSDARALGGALLPLHENFAPDRDLFLKVTA from the coding sequence ATGAATTTTGAAGCCACCCTGCCCAATGCCTTGCCCGAAGCCCCGGCTTCGACGGCAGCCCATGCTCCTTCGGTATTGCGGCCACGGGGCTCCAACCACGTGGGCATGCGCCAATTCAATGAGCGGGTGGTACTGCAGGCCATCCGGCTGAACGGCAGCCTGCCCAAGGCCGATTTGGCCCGCTTGACCGGCCTCACAGCCCAAACCATCGGACTGATCACCACCCGCTTGGAGGACGATGGCTTGCTGCTGCGCCAGGACCGTGTGCGAGGCCGTATCGGACAGCCCTCGGTGCCGATGGCTTTGAACCCCGACGGCGCCTTCTCGATGGGCATCAAGATCGGCCGTCGCAGTGCAGACTGGTTGCTGGTCGACTTCACCGGCGTGGTCAGGGCGCGTGAAACCTTGTCCTACAGCTTCCCCGATGCAGATACGTTGCTCCCGCAAGTGCAAAGCCGCATGCGCAGCCTTCAGGATGGCTTGGGCGCCTTGGCCCCGCGCATCGTGGGTGTCGGGGTAGCGGCCCCCTTTAACCTGGGTGGCTGGCACAAGATGCTGGGCCTGTCGGCCTCGGTGTCTGACCAATGGAACCATATTGACCTCGCGGCGCAAGTCCAAGCGATGACCGATGTTCCGGTGAGCTTCGCAAAAGACACCCAAGCGGCGTGTGTGGCAGAGCTGGTGGCCGGGCGCGGGCGCGATTTGAAGAGCTTTTTGTACCTGTTTGTTGACACGTTTGTCGGCGGTGGATTGGTGCTTAACTCGCACCTGCACGGCGGCATTCATGGCAATGCGGGCGCTGTTGCTTCGCTGCCCTTGCAGGTGGCCAGCGGTGGTGCGGTGCCGGAGCAGCTATTGGCCCACGCTTCTTTGTGGGAGCTGGAGCAGCATTTCAAGGCCAGCGGCCTCGACCCCGCCGCCGCCTACGACGACCGTGCGCTGGAGGGTGCTTATGCACCCCTTACCGAAGCCTGGATTGCCAGTGCCGCCCAAGGCCTGGCGCAGTGTGTGGTGAGTGGCACGGCATTTCTGGATCTGGACGCGGTGGTGATCGACGGATCGTTCACCCGCGCCATGCTCAAGCGCCTGATTGATCAGACGACCTCTGCCCTGCGCAATTACGACTGGGAAGGCCTGTGGCCAGCCAAAGTGATTGCCGGCAGCATCGGGTCGGATGCGCGGGCGTTGGGGGGGGCCTTGCTGCCCCTGCATGAAAACTTTGCCCCCGATCGCGACCTTTTTCTCAAGGTCACCGCCTGA
- a CDS encoding ATP-binding cassette domain-containing protein, which yields MSSPQIVLKASGLVKRYGGVTALDGVDFELRAGEILAVIGDNGAGKSSLIKALSGAVVPDEGRMELDGKPVLFRSPIDARRHGIETVYQDLAVAPAMSIAENLFLGRELRRPGVLGSVFRSLDKKRMLEEAVSRMNDLKVGIRSMTQAVETLSGGQRQCVAVARAAAFAQHVVIMDEPTAALGVKEGNMVLELIRRVRDKGLPVILISHNMPHVFEIADRIHIQRLGKRACVVNPKAISMSDTVAVMTGAKAVEDIPASALA from the coding sequence ATGAGCAGCCCGCAAATCGTTTTGAAGGCCAGTGGACTGGTCAAGCGCTACGGCGGCGTTACCGCCCTCGATGGTGTGGATTTTGAACTGCGCGCCGGAGAAATTCTGGCGGTGATCGGCGACAACGGTGCCGGCAAATCCAGCCTGATCAAGGCCTTGTCGGGTGCCGTGGTGCCGGATGAAGGCCGCATGGAGCTCGATGGCAAACCAGTGCTCTTCCGCTCGCCAATTGATGCACGCCGCCACGGCATTGAGACCGTGTACCAAGACCTCGCAGTGGCCCCTGCGATGTCGATTGCTGAAAACCTGTTTCTGGGCCGCGAACTCCGCCGCCCCGGCGTGTTGGGCAGTGTGTTCCGGTCACTCGACAAAAAGCGCATGCTCGAAGAGGCGGTTTCGCGGATGAATGACCTCAAGGTTGGCATCCGCTCGATGACCCAGGCGGTGGAAACCCTGTCCGGCGGCCAACGCCAGTGCGTGGCGGTGGCCCGGGCGGCTGCATTTGCCCAGCATGTGGTCATCATGGACGAGCCGACCGCAGCCTTGGGTGTCAAAGAGGGCAACATGGTGCTCGAATTGATCCGCCGGGTCCGCGACAAGGGGCTGCCGGTGATTCTGATCAGCCACAACATGCCCCATGTGTTTGAAATCGCGGACCGGATCCATATCCAGCGCCTCGGCAAACGGGCCTGCGTGGTGAATCCGAAGGCGATCAGCATGAGCGACACCGTCGCAGTCATGACCGGCGCCAAAGCGGTTGAAGACATTCCGGCCTCTGCGCTAGCGTGA